The nucleotide sequence AATAAACTGTCATTGGAGATACAGCTATGTAAATGCAGTTCCCGACAGCATGGGGCTTTTCATTATGATATTGATATTCTATCTGCTTTCAAAGGAAAAGCTTAAGCATAAGGCGATCATCACTGCGGTTCTTACTGTATTTATATTCTTTACAAAACAGTATTTTCTCCTTGTGGCAGGAACGGCAACTGCATATCTGTTTCTCTTTGAATCAAAAAAAGATTCGTTTAAATATCTGGGAACGATGGCGGTTACAGTTGGGGCACTGGCGGCTTTTATTCAGTGGAAATGTCCTCTCTTCTGGACTTATATGATATTTTTGGCAAAGGGACCAGGAAAAGGAGTATCAGGAACTGTTACACGCGGAAGCGTGAAAATCAGCGGGGAAGCATATAATTTTAGCCAGATCATGTCAATCGGCGGAATGTTCTTTTTCTTTTTCCTTGCGGCAACGGTTCTTGTTTTATACTGTATATTCAAGAAAAAGCTTCAGAAAATAGATTTTCTGCTGTTTGGCCATATGGCGGTAGCCGGAATATGTCTTCTCTATATAGGTAAAAATGATGGAGCCTGGCTTTCATATTATCTTGAACTTTTTGTTCCGGCGTTGATAATGGAAGCATTGATACTTATGGAGCGTTTTATTCCTGAAAAGGTCAGATCTGTCAGATATGCAGCATTTGTTGCTTTTTATCTGCTTATGTTTGCGTTTACAACATTCAGAACAGATCAGCGTCTTCCGGCATCACAGATGACAAATGAGGATTATGAAGCGTGGGATACTGCAGTATCGATCATGGATTCAAATCCGGGAGATATGTATCTATATCCGCTATTGGCATATTATGGAATGAAACATGATATTTACGTTTATAACAGCGGACAGCCTTTTGTAGTAACACAAAAGTTTTATGACCGGTATCTGAAATCAGAAAGTTCTCAAAAGAATTTTCCTTATGCAGGAGATGTTTTCTCGAGCCATCTTGACTACAGGGATGAGATAAAGGAAAAAGTAAGAAACGGAGAATACAGCATTGTAAGTTATATTAAGGATTATGATGAAGTCTTTGATGAGACAGATTTAAGTCTTAAATATGAAAAAATCAATAGTTTAACACTTCGTGCAGGCCGCTGGACCTGGGATGTTGACTTTTACGGATTGAAAAAATAATAAAGGCAGAAACCTTCTATATGTAACTGGTAGGTTTCTGCTTTTTGTTACTGTTCACACGCCTACAGCGTGCTCCAGTAACGGGTTTTGCCATTTAAGATTGCCCCCTCTGTGTGGCATATACTAAGCTCAGCTTTGCTTCGCTAAGTATTATGCGCATACGGCAATGGGCAAAACCCAATGTTAAGTCAAGGTTATTGCGGCATAACTGCGCACACATATTTCACTTAGTGCTTCAGCACTTAGTGAAATAGCGTACAGAGTAGCGGAGTGCGCAGTTTGCCTGTGAACAGTAACTGCTTTTTCTTTTGTATATAAAAAAGCTGTTGACAAAATCCTGTATGGGTGCTATCTTATCTTATAGGAATTAGCACTCAGATTAATTGAGTGCTAACATCTAAAAAGAGGCAATGTGCATGGAGATGGACGAAAGAAAAACCAAAATACTTGAAGCGATTATAAAGAATTACCTTGCAACCGGTGAACCGGTGGGATCGAGGACAATATCCAAGCTCGAAGGCTTAAAGGTGAGTCCTGCTACGATAAGGAATGAGATGTCGGATCTCGAGGAGATGGGATATATATTACAGCCCCATACTTCTTCCGGACGTATTCCCTCGGATAAAGGTTATCGTTTCTACGTCGACCGGATGTTCCTTGAAAAAGAAAAAGAAGTATCCGACATGAAGGAAATGGTCGTAGAAAAGGCGGATCAGCTGTCGGAGCTGCTGAAGCATGTATCAAAATTACTTGCGGAAAATACGCAGTACGCAGCAATGGTGTCATCGCCGCAGACACATCGCAATAAGCTTAAGTTTATCCAGCTTTCAAGGATAGATGATAAAAGCGTACTTGCAGTTATAGTTGTTGAAGGAAATATCATTAAAAATAAGATAATTCCAACAGCAGAGGAGATTGACGATGATACGATTCTCAAGCTGAATCTCCTGCTTAATACTCATTTGAATGGGCTTTCACTTGA is from Lachnospiraceae bacterium C1.1 and encodes:
- the hrcA gene encoding heat-inducible transcriptional repressor HrcA is translated as MCMEMDERKTKILEAIIKNYLATGEPVGSRTISKLEGLKVSPATIRNEMSDLEEMGYILQPHTSSGRIPSDKGYRFYVDRMFLEKEKEVSDMKEMVVEKADQLSELLKHVSKLLAENTQYAAMVSSPQTHRNKLKFIQLSRIDDKSVLAVIVVEGNIIKNKIIPTAEEIDDDTILKLNLLLNTHLNGLSLEDINLGLITLIKERAGIHSEMIASVIDAVAEAIRADEDLEIYTSGTNNIFRYPELADNQKASEIISTLEEKKEFTELMKESLNESGDENSHAIQVYIGNESPIQSMKNCSVVTATYELEDGMKGMMSIIGPKRMDYEKVAKTLKTLQEQLDTLYKKKT